From the genome of Desulfatibacillum aliphaticivorans DSM 15576, one region includes:
- a CDS encoding methyltransferase family protein, with translation MKNDLQGLSPFLMSAVLILGICFFSFLKYRHWSGPALSLGLLMSAAYILWLIVEAGTSVRDKKAGKTEKDKGTLEWYAFSQGGVILTALGFSTPWQEGSPWMVLGLLIFASGVLFRQWAVRELGAFYSHRVRIRNEHQVIQTGPYRWVRHPAYSGMILAHMGVVLFFGTLPSLVFLCLLIAAIVSRIRVEEAALADLTGYKEFCDNKKRLAPLIW, from the coding sequence ATGAAAAATGACCTGCAGGGCCTTTCCCCCTTTCTAATGTCCGCCGTGCTAATCCTGGGCATTTGCTTTTTCTCCTTTTTAAAATACCGCCATTGGAGCGGACCGGCCCTCTCCCTTGGCCTTCTTATGTCCGCGGCATACATCCTGTGGCTGATTGTGGAGGCCGGGACGTCCGTGCGCGATAAAAAGGCCGGCAAAACGGAAAAGGACAAAGGAACCCTGGAATGGTACGCCTTCTCCCAGGGCGGAGTCATCCTGACGGCGCTGGGCTTTTCCACGCCATGGCAGGAGGGGTCCCCCTGGATGGTCCTGGGTCTGCTGATTTTCGCCTCCGGGGTTTTGTTCCGCCAATGGGCGGTCCGGGAATTGGGGGCCTTTTACTCCCATCGGGTGCGCATTCGAAACGAACACCAAGTCATCCAAACCGGCCCCTACAGGTGGGTGCGTCATCCGGCCTACTCGGGCATGATCCTGGCCCATATGGGCGTGGTTCTTTTTTTCGGAACCCTTCCCAGCCTGGTTTTTCTGTGTTTGCTGATCGCCGCCATAGTCTCCCGGATTCGCGTGGAGGAAGCGGCGTTAGCCGATTTGACCGGCTACAAGGAGTTTTGCGACAATAAAAAACGTTTGGCCCCCTTGATCTGGTAG